One Peribacillus simplex NBRC 15720 = DSM 1321 genomic region harbors:
- a CDS encoding PaaI family thioesterase: MPVEVEDIRNQFESSAFFSHIGFEIIRFEEGNVTIKLNIEEHLLNVNGTLHGGIHATMLDTILGMVTRSVTKSKVVTTSLTVHYLASISSGELFAEAKVLQKGYKIAFTEGEIKDTEGNIIAKGTGIFKIIREK, encoded by the coding sequence TTGCCTGTTGAAGTGGAGGATATTCGGAATCAATTCGAAAGTAGTGCATTCTTTTCACATATAGGGTTTGAAATCATTCGGTTTGAAGAAGGGAATGTAACTATAAAGTTAAACATTGAAGAACATTTACTTAATGTTAATGGAACACTGCACGGGGGCATTCATGCTACCATGCTGGATACCATACTAGGAATGGTGACTCGCTCCGTTACCAAATCTAAAGTCGTGACGACAAGTTTAACTGTACATTATTTAGCTAGCATATCGAGCGGGGAATTATTTGCGGAAGCAAAAGTCCTTCAAAAAGGATACAAAATTGCCTTTACTGAAGGAGAAATAAAAGATACTGAAGGCAACATCATTGCAAAGGGCACAGGAATTTTTAAAATCATTCGTGAAAAATGA
- a CDS encoding long-chain-fatty-acid--CoA ligase, with translation MTRNWHGFYPKETPAEIDIPLLSLYGLLERSARHYPTCKAVIDGEREMTYMELKSASDRFAVYLYNRGFQKDDRIAIMLPNCLEYIIAYYAIHRLGGVVVQVNPLYQSSELDYILRDSEADWFIGREEHREKLVLTSFSERLTFISAEQLMETGTDLSRKYMELPALAIDPKESVAVLQYTGGTTGKSKGVMLTHFNLISNVYQDFAFTANALKLQRPGERMLGLTPLFHVFGNGRLNSAIYAGSTYITIEKFEINKVVDLIRKHRPTIFPGVPTMYIALLNHPDLTADDLSCFKYCSCGSAPLPIEIIHQFERKLRVTILEGFGMSETSPTTHRNPVIGQKKTGSIGIPYPNTDAKIVDLKTGIDELPAGEIGELIIKGPQVMKGYWKNPEETATALRDGWLYTGDIATMDENGYFYIVGRKKDMIIASGYNVYPIEVEDIIYQHPAVKETCVYGVPDSYRGETVKAAIVLKKGKSVSEQEIREFCVQRLARYKVPRSFEFREQLPKSAVGKILRRILMEEGTQSTTAGER, from the coding sequence TTGACTAGAAATTGGCATGGATTTTATCCGAAAGAAACTCCTGCTGAAATTGACATTCCATTATTGTCATTATATGGGCTCCTGGAACGTTCAGCCCGACATTACCCAACCTGCAAAGCTGTAATAGATGGGGAGAGGGAAATGACATATATGGAATTGAAGAGTGCCTCAGATCGTTTTGCTGTGTATTTATACAACCGTGGATTTCAAAAAGACGATCGTATAGCAATCATGCTGCCAAATTGTCTAGAATATATCATTGCCTATTATGCTATTCATCGTTTGGGAGGTGTGGTTGTTCAAGTGAACCCACTGTATCAGTCGAGTGAATTGGATTATATATTACGGGATTCAGAAGCCGATTGGTTCATTGGACGTGAGGAACATCGGGAAAAATTAGTGCTAACAAGTTTCTCTGAAAGGTTAACGTTCATATCTGCCGAACAATTAATGGAAACTGGAACGGATTTATCAAGGAAATATATGGAACTTCCTGCTCTGGCTATCGATCCCAAGGAATCTGTGGCTGTACTTCAATATACAGGGGGGACTACAGGGAAATCAAAAGGGGTCATGCTCACGCATTTTAATTTGATCTCGAATGTATATCAAGACTTTGCCTTCACGGCAAATGCCCTTAAACTCCAAAGGCCTGGCGAACGGATGCTTGGATTGACCCCATTATTCCATGTGTTTGGTAATGGAAGATTGAATAGCGCTATTTATGCCGGATCAACTTATATCACAATAGAGAAATTTGAAATAAACAAGGTGGTAGATTTGATTCGAAAACATCGGCCAACTATTTTTCCTGGTGTCCCGACCATGTATATTGCTTTACTGAATCACCCGGATTTAACGGCGGACGATTTAAGTTGCTTTAAGTACTGCAGCTGTGGTTCAGCGCCGCTCCCGATAGAAATCATTCATCAGTTCGAAAGAAAATTACGGGTTACAATATTAGAAGGATTTGGAATGTCGGAAACTTCACCCACTACCCACCGCAATCCAGTTATAGGTCAGAAAAAAACAGGAAGTATCGGAATTCCTTACCCTAATACCGATGCTAAAATCGTCGATTTGAAAACAGGCATTGATGAATTGCCAGCAGGGGAAATTGGCGAACTGATCATTAAAGGTCCGCAAGTAATGAAGGGGTATTGGAAAAATCCAGAGGAAACGGCAACGGCTTTGCGGGATGGATGGCTTTACACTGGGGATATCGCGACGATGGATGAAAACGGATATTTTTATATCGTAGGCAGGAAGAAAGATATGATTATTGCAAGCGGTTATAATGTTTATCCAATCGAAGTCGAAGATATTATTTATCAGCATCCAGCCGTAAAAGAGACATGTGTATATGGAGTTCCGGATTCATACCGTGGGGAAACGGTAAAAGCGGCCATAGTTTTAAAGAAAGGAAAGTCAGTCTCGGAGCAGGAAATCAGGGAGTTTTGCGTGCAACGACTGGCCAGATATAAAGTGCCGCGAAGTTTTGAGTTCAGGGAACAACTGCCAAAATCAGCTGTTGGGAAAATATTGCGTAGAATATTAATGGAGGAAGGAACGCAGAGCACTACTGCCGGGGAGAGATAA